The sequence ttaaacgaGTTAGCTGTAAATGGTGGTGCCATTAATGATGATAGTGAATATCTTAAAAAGTTATCAATACTATTAGATAATTTTCctgatttttataatttaccaAAAGATCCAAACTCAACAACGACGACAAAACCAACTGAAGAATCTGAAAAAAgagttaaaaaaataaaaaccaaacAACAAGTTGATGTTACTGAttggaaaataaatataagaattaaaaaactcgatgaatttgaaataattaataaattagcTGATACTGGAATCTTTATCTTTACTAATCAATGCCCATCATTTGAAAACATtgattcaaatgaaaaattaatatgttttttaaaaattattggttttaaaCAAGAAATGATAGATCATACAATTTTGGATATTAAATgcagtagtaataataataataataataataatggtacagATTTAGAtgatcaaaaattatttaaagaattaagtaatcaattaattttaaattccaCTCAACAATGGTACTTTGGAGATTTAATTCTATggtatttaaataaatatgatgaatttgaagatATTCATATTCGAAATTTAAAACCTGaagatatttcaaaaatattaaaatattgtattcaaaattttagtataaatattttaaattggttTGTAAAGAATTTTAATCATTTAGATCATTTTACAAATGGTGATGATATCAACAAAtcagataaaaataatagtaaaagtaatgatttaaaagaaattcaaaaatctaaatatattgattttattagaaTATATACATCACTACATACTAAATatcataataaaaagataaacgATTACATTTTCGATAAAAAACATAagattttagaatttaatcaAGATTATCAACTtgcaaataaatcaatatcatcaaaatttaaaggtTTTAAAACTTTTCCATTACATCATGAATCTTTAGATGAAAAACTCAAATTTGCAAAAGAAATTTCTCTtggaaatattgaaaaattaaaaactttatcaatagatcatttaaataattactaTCAAACATcagatttatcaaaattatcaaatgatcAATTATTGAAAGTATTCAATTTCCtcaatgataatgatatatttagtaaatttaataaacatgGATtcctttcttttttaaatcaattttttaaatgttataataataataataataataataataataataataataataataataataataataataataataataataataataataataataataataataataataataaccaacaACATAAAAAACcatcattatcttcattggatattaaaattaattttaattcaatagCAGAAAATACAATTCATTTATTGttaaattcaattggatttttttaTGATAAGGAAAACAGTGAAGatgataattatatatttttatgtaATCCTGATAATGTGGAATTaatattcaataattttgatttacatAATCATATTAAACTTTTAGAATCAATagtaaagaaaaaagaaattaaaagagaaatttttagaattaattttaaagtttgtacaaaaaaagaaataccaaattttattgaatcaattattaaatttttggaattgttttttgagaaatcttatttaaatattaaatcaagtCAAAtagttattaaatttataaatgtttTATATGCATCAATTATTCAAACTAAATatatttcaaaagaaattgttaaaaaggtattcaaattattaacaGATTATGCATTTCCAGTTGAGCAAACTTTATTTCACTCATTTTTCTATCTACATATAAAATCACCCAAATTTATTAGATACATTTTCGAAAGACCAGGTAtggattattttttagaGTGTCTAGGTGGGTCGTATGAATCATATGATTGTAATGATCCAGAGTCTATGCAAGCTGGaggagaaaaaaaagatgaataCTATTTCAACATTAAAAGATACTTAGATCCTTCAATCTttacatttaatttcatttttaataattcatttgatcATGTATTGGAAATGTtggtaaataaattatcactTACACCAATTGATGAAAAGTTAACATGTGTTGATGGATATGAAATTGGTGCtcgaaattatttaaatgataaattaaacaaagatttagaatattttttaacaataaGAAGAGtagatttatttttcaaacatTTAGAATTCATTCAATCATTATTGGATAAAGATGGTTTCAAAGTTGGTGGTTTCCCAAATAAAGTTgaaacaaatttattttcatcatcacttTATTATATTggcgataataataatgaaaataataaatccaaTTTTGATATTGGTGGCCCATTCAAATACTTTAAAATATCAGAAAATGTTATTGGAATGgcaattttcattttaaatttaaatcaacttaaagaattcattcaatttaataaatattatccaagttttattaatatattatttaatactaaaaattataatgaattatttaaatgtggTAATACTTTACCAAATTTAACAGAAACTTTAGATTACATTCTCaataattatcattaccaatCATTTGATCCTTTCTTTAATAAAGATTCTacttttatttcaaataaattagaccaatcaaaattaatttcactatcaaaaatggaaaaaatcaaaaacaaaaataataataataataattttcaaattaataatttattatcttcaattataatttcaattcttttaaaaccaaaatatcaaaaattatacaaaaatttcattaaaaataatgaaaataaaaaaataaatgtcatcaatcaaattattgatatttttaataaattaattgaaactaGTCATCataaagaagaagatgaagaaaatgaagatgatgatgatgacgaaaatgaagaaaatggtgttgaaaatgaaaaaatggatgaagaggaggatgatgatgatgaagatgttAATGAAAAacatgatgaaaataaatcaatggctttagaaaaattatttaaaactgataataaattaattgaaatcatcaatgaaaaattttcaaacCAAGTTGATGATAAACAATTCAAAAGATTATTTTCTGACTATAGTTCATTAGTTAATAATCTTGAAgaacaaatttttaaaagccAATTAAAGGAATGCAACAAATCCAATgctaattaatatttattttattcattttattaaatttttataaatttaataataaaataaataaaaaaaaaataataaaaaatgaataaaataaataataaaaaaaaaaaaaaaaaaaaaaaaaaaaaaaaaattgatttgatttgatttgatttggttGAATAGGtttaatttctaatttacttttatttatttgattgctttattaaaaaagataattcaGTGgacaaaattataaatttcaaaatatttattacctttgttttttatttttttttttttttttttttttttttttttttttttttttttttatttttctaaattaatttatttattcaatattttcttaataattgatttttttttttttcttatttttagcAAAAGAAATTAGCTACACATGTACATAttcttaaaaatatttatagtaatttttatttctattattttttttttgtttttatttttaataagaaaaatcaatttaatttttttttttttttttttttttttttttttttttttatattttcactttttatttttgtttttttaattttatttttagcaaACACAAAACagatgatttttttttttttttattttttcgtTGTGGAAATTCTAATACTTTAAAATGAGacatcaaaataaaaaccatAAACAAAGGCCATCTTTCTTATCACAGTTTTTAGTGATTCTTTGGTTTAGAACAAAACTATCAGTAagtattgatttattatataataaaaaatattaccaccaaaattatatatatatatatatatatatattaatctTCCCTCTCtctatgtatatatataaatacaaaattgaaattaaaataaataaaataaaacaaataaaaaataaaaattatattataatatctttttaaaagattagagataaaaaattctttatacTTGGTATTTTATTACCAATGATTTCAATTGGAGCATCAATTATATTGAATAATGTTTTAGTTTTTGGACCAGGATCAgattttcaaaaaacaaataataatttaaataataataatatattcatTACAccaaaaactttaaattcaCAACAAGAAACTCTAATAAATACAATGAAATTACAATATTCTCTAAATTATACCTATTTAGATGATGATACAGATTTACCAaattatattgaaaataaatcattatcatcattagaTTATGGAATATCATTTATTGGTTCAAATggtataaatatttattataattcttcaattgaatcaattccATCTTTTgtacattcattttttatatcattatgtaagtgtttttctttttgtttttataaaataaaataaaaattataatatatcaattatttatttttactaaatagttattatttattatttattatttataaatagttaaaattaatggaattaatttacaattaaatgaaaCCATAACAGTACTATCAAGTGAAGTAACATTTGAtgcattttatttattaatgcCAATGATATTACAATATggatttgtattttttatacCCTATTTTGCAATATTGATCGTCACAGATAGAGATAAGGGATTCaagaatcatttaattttaaattcacttAGAACTAGCGTATATTGGTTTGGAAATTTagtatttgattatttaatatttttaataccaaCAATAATTGGTTGGATATTATTATactcttttaaaattgatggaATCTATAGTGATAATAGTGGTAAATCAttcttactttttttaacatttggtATATCTGCAATACCATTTGGATTCGTACTTCAATTTATATTCGATAAAGAAGAAACTGCAAATAAATGGTTATACCCTTTCACATCAATTGTTACCTCAATACCATCTGCTTTAATATCGGTTGCTTTTCCAACTTCTACACCTTTAAtagttgaattattattatcaattttaccaactttttcattttgtaaTGGTTTAAAAGCATTAACATATAATAATTCTTCAACTGTATCATatacaattttaattcaattattatcaggtttaatttatttaattttaatttagtaagttttttttttaaaaaaaaaaattaataataataataatataataataattctctttttttattatttttggcgatattttaattttctagttttattgataattataaaaaaccaaaaaaaaatgaaattattaatgatgaagatagtgaatcaataattaataatcaaattattgaagataatgatgtattaaatgaaaaagaaaagattaaaaGATTAGTAAgagatggtggtggtaataataataataataaaaaaaataattcttaTCCAAAAATAGTTGTTGATGGAATTTATAAACAATTTATACAACCAAAACCAACATTAGATAAACCATCAATAATTGAACGTTGTAGTGGTGGTACAAAAGCAACTAAAAAGAATAGTATAATAAAGAAAGCAGTTGATGGTATTTGGTTTAGTGTTGAAAAGAATGAAATATTTGGATTGTTAGGTCCAAATGGTAGTGGTAAATCAACATGTTTAAATCTATTAACTGGTTTATTGAAAGCTGATCAAGGCGATGGTTACCTATCtggtaaatcaattgataaagataaagatgtATTTCAATCCATTGGATCATGTGCACAAAATGATATTCTATTTGAAAACTTAACAATCTATGAACATTTATACCTATTTTCAAGATTGAAATCAATTACCACTACAAAATCAGAACTTgaagatgaaattgatttctACATTAACAAATTCtcaattcaatcatttaaaaacaaGAAATCATCGGATCTTAGTGGTGGTACAAAAAGAAAACTATCAGTTGCATGTTGTTTAATTGGTGATCCACAAGTTGTACTATTAGATGAACCATCAACTTCATTAGACCCAATCTCAAGAAATGAATTacattctttaattgatgaattaaaagtaaacaaatcaataattatGACAACTCATagtataaatgaaattaatcaatGTTGTAATAGAGTTGCAATAATGGTTGATGGTAAAATTAGATGTATTGGTACAccaaatcatttaaaacatAAATATGGTTCAGGTTATACAATTGATATCATTccaaacaattatttaaataattcctATGAAATTCATAATTTTATGGCTCAAACATTTCCAAATGCAACAAGAGTTGAAAGATTAGGTCGTTTCATTTCTTATGATTTACCAAgtcaaaatcaacaatcattatcaacaatCTTTAGAATATTAcaatcaaataaacaaaGATTACAGATTTTAGATTTTTCTGCTTCATCTTCAAGTCTGGAAAAAGTTTTCCTAAAATTTGCAAATCTTcaagaagaaattaataaacaacaaacaaataacaaaagtaatattattaataataataataataataataataataataataataataataataataataataataataataataataataataataataataataataataataatacaaataataatacaaataataatcaattaataaattaaataataaactatttatggatacaaaaaaatattattattttttattttataaatatttatgttttgtttttttttttttttttttttttttttttttttaaaaaaaagagaagtTGGTTGTGTTGAGAATTGAGAGAAATATaggttttgttgttgtttttgtttgtgttgttgttattattattattattattattattattattattattattattattattattattattgttgaattatgattgatacttttttttgattttctttttttttttttttttttaaaagtaattgGTTGACTTTAAAGTTTGACTGATATGTGTTGTGTGGTTgagattttatttatttttttttttttttttaaaaaaagtagttattttaatttatttttttggtttttgttgtttatttCTTGGAGGAGTTAATGGTCTACCATTACTATCgtttgtaagtttttttttatcggcaggttttaaaatttggaatGAACACATTAAAGTTTCATCGACACCCATCATAGCACCAGCGTTATCAAATTCACCAAAGTAATTTGGAGCGGAAAAGAGGGTTACCAATTGACGTTTAGCAAAGAATTCATAACCATCTTCTACAACTTGATGAGCTCTACAAACTAAATCGAGATCGTGTTTCTTTAAGAATGATTCGACAACGTCGGCACCAAAAGTATAGGAGACACCACGGTCATTATCTTCCCAACCTTGAATGTTTTTATCAGGATCAGCCCACAAGAGATCACATAAAAGACCAAAATCTGGAACAACGGTTGGTCTAGTGATTCTACGAATTTGATCCATATTCTTGAGATCTGGTGAGAGACCACCATGCATACAAAAGATTTTCTCGTCAATGATGGCTGCAACTGGGAGACAGTTGAAGCAATCTGTAAATGCTTTCCATAATTTGCTGTTGTATCTTCTCTTGCATTCATCGTAAAAACCATAGATACGATTGATGGATGCACATTCGTGATTTCCACGAAGAATGAAAAAGTTCTCTggatatttgattttataggCCAACAATAAACAAATGGTCTCTAAGGATTGCTTACCACGATCGACATAATCAcctaaaaaaagataattactTTGTGGTGGGAATCCTCCGTACTCAAAGAGACGAAGTAAATCGTAGTATTGTCCATGAATATCACCACAGATCTTGATTGGTGCTTCTAATTCCAATAAAATTGGTTGATTTATAAAGATTTCAGTGGCTTGAACTGTTAAATATCTAATTTCCTCCTCTGCTAAATCAACTAATTTACCTGGTTTTGTAGTTCTTGGTTCCAATAATCTTGTAATGATTGAATCTAAATCAATttccattcttttttatttatattattttattttatttattttcttctctttttatttttttttgtttttgttttgttttgttttgtttattttaaatatattttatatatttaaattttcgtTATTggttgttattactattattattactaccacaAACTTCTCTTTCTAATCAAgtcttttcttctttttttattttttcttctttaattTATGAAAACTGAAAAACTATaatacaaaatttaatttttaaaaaataaataacttattaatataaattttttttttttttttttttttttttattattttttttttttatataaaaaaaataataatgaaataagtGTATGTGTGGTTTGAGTTTGTGttgtataaatttaataaaaaaaaaaaataataataataataataataaaaaaagaaaataataaaaaaaacaacaaaaaattgAGATAATAAAGAGTGAGTGAGagagaataataaaaaaagtgtaaCAAAGAAaaccacaaaaaaaataataatttaataattaaaaaaaaaaaaaaaatccatggaaaaaaaaaaaaaaaaaaaaataataatttgtgtgtttttttaaaaaaaaaaaaaaaaaaaattaaaaaaaaaaaaaaaaatttaactaTCTcttaattataattgttgattaaaacaaatattggtaataaaatatttaacttatacattttatttatttatttgttaattaatttatttttattttttaattttatttatctattgAATattaaggaaaaaaaaataataaattataataaaaaattatgagGTGTGCACACCGATCtatttttgttaaaatatttaaaaaaaaaaaaaaaaaaaaaaaaaaaaaaaaaaaaaataggcgcgattttttgtttgtgtgggttatttttaaaataataaataaaaaaaaaaaaaaaatggataaaaaaaaaaagaaataggaaaaaaaaaataaaacaaataaaaaatatatattgtGTATATAGGAGAAACTAAAAGAAGTTAAATGATTGATTGTaacaatctttttttttttttctctttcttttttttttttaaaaattttctcgaagttttttttttttttttgttcttatcgaaaaaaatattaaaataaaaatagatcaaaaaaaaaaaaaataaaaattttatattattcttttcttcataaaactattaaaactTACAAAATATTTTGTTAAATTCTGTTACAATTaatgggttttttttttttttttgcgcGTCTGAATTTATGattaaacaattacaataaaaaggaattatttaaaaaaaa comes from Dictyostelium discoideum AX4 chromosome 2 chromosome, whole genome shotgun sequence and encodes:
- the pppB gene encoding protein phosphatase 1, catalytic subunit; translated protein: MEIDLDSIITRLLEPRTTKPGKLVDLAEEEIRYLTVQATEIFINQPILLELEAPIKICGDIHGQYYDLLRLFEYGGFPPQSNYLFLGDYVDRGKQSLETICLLLAYKIKYPENFFILRGNHECASINRIYGFYDECKRRYNSKLWKAFTDCFNCLPVAAIIDEKIFCMHGGLSPDLKNMDQIRRITRPTVVPDFGLLCDLLWADPDKNIQGWEDNDRGVSYTFGADVVESFLKKHDLDLVCRAHQVVEDGYEFFAKRQLVTLFSAPNYFGEFDNAGAMMGVDETLMCSFQILKPADKKKLTNDSNGRPLTPPRNKQQKPKK
- the abcA11 gene encoding ABC transporter A family protein; the protein is MRHQNKNHKQRPSFLSQFLVILWFRTKLSIRDKKFFILGILLPMISIGASIILNNVLVFGPGSDFQKTNNNLNNNNIFITPKTLNSQQETLINTMKLQYSLNYTYLDDDTDLPNYIENKSLSSLDYGISFIGSNGINIYYNSSIESIPSFVHSFFISLFKINGINLQLNETITVLSSEVTFDAFYLLMPMILQYGFVFFIPYFAILIVTDRDKGFKNHLILNSLRTSVYWFGNLVFDYLIFLIPTIIGWILLYSFKIDGIYSDNSGKSFLLFLTFGISAIPFGFVLQFIFDKEETANKWLYPFTSIVTSIPSALISVAFPTSTPLIVELLLSILPTFSFCNGLKALTYNNSSTVSYTILIQLLSGLIYLILIYFIDNYKKPKKNEIINDEDSESIINNQIIEDNDVLNEKEKIKRLVRDGGGNNNNNKKNNSYPKIVVDGIYKQFIQPKPTLDKPSIIERCSGGTKATKKNSIIKKAVDGIWFSVEKNEIFGLLGPNGSGKSTCLNLLTGLLKADQGDGYLSGKSIDKDKDVFQSIGSCAQNDILFENLTIYEHLYLFSRLKSITTTKSELEDEIDFYINKFSIQSFKNKKSSDLSGGTKRKLSVACCLIGDPQVVLLDEPSTSLDPISRNELHSLIDELKVNKSIIMTTHSINEINQCCNRVAIMVDGKIRCIGTPNHLKHKYGSGYTIDIIPNNYLNNSYEIHNFMAQTFPNATRVERLGRFISYDLPSQNQQSLSTIFRILQSNKQRLQILDFSASSSSLEKVFLKFANLQEEINKQQTNNKSNIINNNNNNNNNNNNNNNNNNNNNNNNNNNNNNNNNTNNNTNNNQLIN